One Xenopus tropicalis strain Nigerian chromosome 8, UCB_Xtro_10.0, whole genome shotgun sequence genomic window carries:
- the LOC105948220 gene encoding Fc receptor-like protein 2 yields the protein MVGGVHITYNAVHNSIYLILNMQCIIYIIHIFCFLPLPVMTMENVGAAGRATVSFSPNWASAFTSESVTLTCNVAPSAQGDPPYSWYKDGVRMGIREQNYTIVSAQVSDSGEYQCKSRSSDRSEAVTLTVSNGYLTLKVPPFVFEGDYLEVSCAGYPGYEAGTARLYKGNDTMIGSSSTGSLWIGAVAMATSGCYTCYRRVVHHGYSYEKKSDVYISVKELFSKPKISVNSGSLGQINEGDPIMFKCDTNLSPRRETTELQFAFYRNGHNVQGFSLSNQYGVPSAQLEDSGNYTCEVQTPTGSVRKRSNMVHIHIQELFSYPQIKVSADQVTEDHVTITCDTELRPHRETTELQFAFYRNGHNVQGFSLSNQYGVPSAQLEDSGNYTCEVQTPTGSVRKRSREAQIHIQELFPYPQIKVSPNQVREGDHMTITCDTELSPHRETTELQFAFYRNGHNVQGFNSSNQYGVPSAQLEDSGNYTCEAQTPSGSVKKTSDPKSIQIKEPVADARITPGEDELAVIVEDNLCLTCSVAKGTNPLFLWIYNNETIGHESVLYQVRESGKVMCIASAQLQHAGTYWCQVSNKLWDNRIFTVTSNIVTISISEKSHTVMGIGITLAFLVLLLVTAIVAFTYRSRTASSFTNCRFFPRSSGGSITKAQYRSSQRKYTEVQQEPNDVTPSAGQPEYGNILTQGTSHGNNEGYVYIDINHKPIGSSPPINKNDEGSVVYAIVQSKATRTSQNHGEPGATIYENFSAK from the exons ATGGTAGGGGGGGTGCATATAACATATAATGCTGTGCATAATTCAATTTATCTCATCTTAAACAtgcaatgtataatatatataatacatattttctgtttcttaCCTTTACCAGTCATGACTATGGAAAATGTAG GGGCTGCTGGCAGAGCCACAGTGAGCTTCTCCCCAAACTGGGCCTCGGCATTCACATCTGAATCTGTAACTCTGACTTGCAATGTAGCTCCCTCTGCACAAGGAGACCCCCCTTATTCCTGGTATAAAGATGGGGTACGGATGGGAATAAGGGAGCAGAACTATACAATAGTCAGTGCCCAAGTGAGTGACAGTGGGGAATATCAGTGTAAGTCCCGTAGCAGTGACCGGAGTGAGGCCGTTACACTGACAGTTAGTAATG GTTACCTCACCCTGAAAGTTCCCCCCTTTGTGTTTGAAGGGGATTATTTAGAGGTTTCCTGTGCCGGGTACCCTGGGTATGAAGCTGGGACTGCGAGACTTTACAAAGGAAATGATACAATGATAGGTTCCTCAAGCACTGGAAGTTTATGGATTGGAGCAGTAGCCATGGCAACAAGTGGTTGCTACACGTGTTACAGACGAGTAGTGCACCATGGCTATTCTTATGAGAAAAAGAGTgatgtgtatatatctgtaaaaG AGCTCTTCTCAAAGCCAAAAATATCTGTGAATTCAGGTTCCCTGGGTCAGATTAATGAAGGGGATCCAATTATGTTCAAGTGCGACACCAACCTCAGCCCAcgcagagagactacagagctgcagtttgctttctacagaaatgggcacaatgtgcagggattcagtttatccaaccaatatggagtcccctcagctcagctggaggattctgggaattatacctgtgaggtacaaactccaaccggcagtgtgaggaagaggagcaacatggtgcatatccacatacagg AGCTCTTCTCTTACCCACAAATAAAAGTGAGTGCAGATCAGGTGACAGAAGATCAcgtgaccataacatgtgacacagagctccgcccacacagagagactacagagctgcagtttgctttctacagaaatgggcacaatgtgcagggattcagtttatccaaccaatatggagtcccctcagctcagctggaggattctgggaattatacctgtgaggtacagactccaaccggcagtgtgaggaagaggagcagagAGGCACAAATCCACATACAGG AGCTCTTCCCTTACCCACAAATAAAAGTGAGCCCAAATCAGGTGAgagaaggagatcacatgaccataacatgtgacacagagctcagcccacacagagagactacagagctgcagtttgctttctacagaaatgggcacaatgtgcagggattcaactcatccaaccaatatggagtcccctcagctcagctggaggattctgggaattatacctgtgaggcaCAAACTCCATCTGGGAGTGTAAAGAAGACAAGTGACCCAAAAAGTATCCAGATTAAAG AACCAGTGGCAGATGCCAGAATTACCCCCGGGGAGGATGAACTTGCAGTGATAGTAGAAGACAATCTGTGCTTGACCTGTTCTGTAGCAAAAGGCACTAATCCTCTGTTCCTTTGGATTTATAATAATGAGACGATTGGCCATGAATCAGTACTGTACCAGGTCCGAGAGTCTGGGAAAGTGATGTGTATAGCGTCCGCTCAGCTTCAACATGCTGGGACCTACTGGTGTCAGGTCAGCAACAAACTTTGGGACAACAGGATCTTCACTGTTACCAGCAACATTGTCACCATAAGCATCTCAG AGAAGAGCCACACAGTGATGGGAATAGGAATCACACTGGCCTTCCTGGTTCTGCTTCTTGTTACTGCCATTGTGGCCTTCACATACAGGAGCAGGACGGCTTCATCCTTCACCAACTGTCGCTTTTTCCCAAGAAGCTCAG GTGGCTCCATTACTAAAGCCCAATACAG GAGCAGTCAAAGAAAATATACTGAAGTGCAACAAGAGCCAAATGATGTGACACCCAGTGCAGGACAGCCAGAGTATGGCAACA taCTTACCCAAGGCACCTCCCATGGAAACAATGAGGGTTATGTTTACATAGATATTAACCATAAACCAATAG gttCCTCACCtcctataaataaaaat gaTGAAGGTTCTGTTGTTTATGCTATTGTGCAGAGTAAAGCCACCAGAACCTCTCAGAACCACGGGGAACCTGGTGCCACCATTTATGAGAACTTCAGTGCCAAATAA